Proteins from one Psilocybe cubensis strain MGC-MH-2018 chromosome 11, whole genome shotgun sequence genomic window:
- a CDS encoding Lipase 2 → MAHRINYYILSLLLLLLPQTFVLGNLIPRKTGPRISTTVTLDYGTFKGRHNKTSGIFSFRGIKFADPPTGDMRWTAPVSPPSQNLGNVNATKFGLSCVRTNQILVKNETSEDCLFANIFVPNNTHVNDKLPVLVWFHGGGFQIGTTHEFHPDLLMASSSQPFIFASFEYRLGQFGFLGGSEIAESGAINAGFLDQRAALKWVQRYIGQFGGDSGHVTIWGQSAGAGSIMYHLMANNGDTEGLFHAAIMDSPPLVYTPAFNDDYDEGIFQQFAELAGCGNGTTAAKDGQLNCLRKLTSTKLAKAGSSLLAARPDTLFLFAPVVDNILIKERPVEAYKAGRFAHVPVIAGSNTDEGAHWSSTVPDPAANTSFPNATETTVFNFLVGQYPSLTSETITTTGFSLYPLESFGGNVSLQGQQMYGEARYICSALMSTPAVPAFGNSAYQYRYDNPHLGSHHKDELQAYFSPSLDADDDDLALFETMREYITSFVTTGKPVSKSGPEWKPVGSDSGLSRIVFNPQNSAMEEVDNALTTRCDFWHGITDEVLT, encoded by the exons ATGGCGCACAGGATAAACTACTATATACTCTCCCTGCTTCTTCTCTTATTGCCTCAAACTTTTGTGCTAGGCAATCTCATACCAAGAAAGACAGGTCCTCGCATAAGCACCACAGTGACCTTGGATT ATGGTACATTTAAGGGCAGGCACAATAAGACCAGTGGGATATTTTCGTTTCGAGGCATAAAGTTTGCAGATCCTCCAACCGGGGATATGCGATGGACCGCCCCtgtttctcctccttcccaaAACCTGGGCAATGTTAATGCTACTAAG TTTGGTCTCTCATGCGTTCGAACAAATCAAATTCTTGTGAAGAACGAGACGTCCGAGGATTGCCTATTTGCGAAT ATCTTCGTGCCTAACAATACACATGTCAACGATAAGCTCCCAGTACTAGTATGGTTCCATG GTGGGGGATTCCAGATTGGCACTACACATGAGTTCCATCCAGATTTACTCATGGCATCAAGCTCCCAACCATTCATTTTTGCGTCATTTGAATACCGACTTGGCCAGTTTGGCTTCTTAG GAGGATCTGAAATCGCCGAAAGTGGGGCAATAAACGCTGGATTTTTGGACCAG AGGGCAGCTCTTAAATGGGTCCAAAGATACATTGGTCAATTTGGAGGGGACAGCGG CCACGTCACAATCTGGGGACAATCAGCAGGAGCTGGTTCAATAATGTACCAT CTCATGGCAAACAATGGAGACACCGAAGGCCTCTTTCATGCAGCAATAATGGATAGTCCTCCTCTTGTCTATACCCCGGCATTCAACGATGACTACGACGAAGGCATCTTTCAGCAATTTGCAGAGCTAGC AGGATGCGGAAACGGGACGACTGCTGCGAAGGACGGACAGCTGAACTGTCTTCGTAAACTCACTAGCACCAAGTTGGCAAAGGCCGGAAGCAGTTTGCTGGCTGCCCGGCCAGATACCCTATTCCTTTTCGCCCCCGTTGTCGATAACATCCTTATTAAGGAAAGACCAGTTGAAGCCTACAAGGCTGGTCGATTTGCCCATGTTCCCGTCATTGCAGGCTCAAATACAGACGAAGGCGCTCATTGGTCTTCCACTGTTCCGGATCCTGCGGCCAATACATCTTTCCCGAACGCAACAGAAACCACTGTCTTTAATTTCCTAGTCGGACAGTATCCTAGTCTGACTAGTGAAACGATCACAACCACAGGATTTTCTCTTTATCCTTTGGAAAGCTTCGGTGGCAACGTCAGTCTGCAGGGTCAGCAGATGTACGGCGAGGCTAGATATATTTGCAGCGCTTTGATGTCGACTCCTGCCGTTCCGGCCTTTGGGAACTCTGCATACCAATATCG CTACGATAATCCTCATCTAGGTTCCCATCATAAGGATGAACTTCAAGCGTACTTTAGCCCTTCTTTAGATGCAGACGATGATGATTTAGCACTCTTCGAGACCATGAGAGAATATATAACATCGTTTGTGACTACAGGCAAGCCAGTGTCAAAATCTGGGCCGGAATGGAAG CCGGTAGGCAGCGATTCTGGACTGTCTCGCATCGTATTCAACCCCCAAAATTCTGCGATGGAAGAAGTTGACAACGCGCTTACGACTCGATGTGATTTCTGGCATGGGATAACTGACGAAGTTTTGACCTAG